The Bacteroides sp. AN502(2024) DNA segment ATTGCCTTCAGGTCCGTATTGCTAATAGTCACTGTTATCTTCCCACTTTCCAGCACAATCGGCATAATACTTTCTTCATCCATATACAGTGTTACCATCTGTACGGAATCAATTTTCCCTTTCATTGAGAACAAACCATGCACCACCTCGGCAGAATCTAGCTTCACCCACTCTCCATCACGCAGGGATTTAAGATACAGCATCTTTCCATCCAAACTATTCACAGAAGAAGTCCCTTCAATCTTGTACTTACTGGTGCAAGAAGCCCAAAACGGAAGCAAAAGCAAAAAAGGCAAAATTTTATTCACGTTCATCTATTCATTGATTCTAGGCACAAAGGTACAACTGATTCAGAATTCAATGAAACATTTTATCAATATTTAAATCTTGTAAGACTCTTTTCTTTAATAATCCTTATAAACATAAGTGTAAAGCTATATTTTTCATTTAGTTTATCTAATTTTGCAGACATGAAAAAAGCTACTTTTGCCCCCTTTGCTAAACCGCTTTATGTAATGGTAAAGCCTGTAGGTGCCGTATGCAATCTTGCATGCGAGTATTGCTATTATTTGGAAAAGTCCCACCTATACAAAGACAATCCGAAACACGTAATGAGCGATGAACTTTTGGAAAAGTTTATCAACGAGTACATAAACTCACAAACCATGCCGCAGGTGCTTTTCACCTGGCACGGAGGAGAAACGCTGATGCGACCGCTCTCTTTCTATAAGAAAGCAATGGAACTACAAAAGAAGTATGCCCGCGGACGGACGATCGACAACTGCATCCAAACCAACGGGACTATGCTCACCGATGAATGGTGTGAATTCTTTCGTGAAAACAATTGGCTGGTAGGAGTCTCTATCGATGGCCCCCAAGAGTTTCATGACGAGTATCGCAAAAACAAAATGGGAAAACCCTCTTTTGTAAAAGTGATGCAAGGCATCAATCTTTTGAAAAAACATGGGGTGGAATGGAATGCGATGGCGGTCATCAATGACTTCAATGCCGACTATCCACTAGACTTTTACCATTTCTTCAAAGAAATCGGTTGTCAGTATATCCAATTCGCCCCCATTGTTGAACGTATTCTCTCACATGAAGATGGTCGTCACCTCGCTTCTCTTGCAGAAAATAAAGCCGGAACTCTCGCCGATTTCTCGATCACTCCGGAACAATGGGGCAACTTCCTTTGTACTCTTTTCGACGAATGGGTGAAAGAAGATGTAGGCAAATACTACGTACAAATATTCGATTCGACTTTGGCAAATTGGATGGGCGAACAACCCGGTATATGCACTATGGCAAAGATCTGCGGTCATGCTGGTGTGATGGAATTCAACGGAGATGTTTATTCTTGCGACCACTTTGTATTTCCCGAATATAAATTAGGTAATATTTATAGTAAGACACTGGTGGAAATGATGCATAGCGAGCGGCAGCACAA contains these protein-coding regions:
- a CDS encoding anaerobic sulfatase-maturation protein, producing the protein MKKATFAPFAKPLYVMVKPVGAVCNLACEYCYYLEKSHLYKDNPKHVMSDELLEKFINEYINSQTMPQVLFTWHGGETLMRPLSFYKKAMELQKKYARGRTIDNCIQTNGTMLTDEWCEFFRENNWLVGVSIDGPQEFHDEYRKNKMGKPSFVKVMQGINLLKKHGVEWNAMAVINDFNADYPLDFYHFFKEIGCQYIQFAPIVERILSHEDGRHLASLAENKAGTLADFSITPEQWGNFLCTLFDEWVKEDVGKYYVQIFDSTLANWMGEQPGICTMAKICGHAGVMEFNGDVYSCDHFVFPEYKLGNIYSKTLVEMMHSERQHNFGNMKYQSLPTQCKECEFLFACNGECPKNRFSQTVEGEPGLNYLCKGYYQFFKHVAPYMDFMKNELMNQRPPANIMEALRNGDLKIEY